The Halomicrobium zhouii region GGGGGGACGACGATGCGAAGGGAAGCAGCGGAGAGAGCCGCGCACAGACGACGCTCGATTTCGCCATCGGGGTCAGTATCTTCCTCGCGGTGGTCATGTTCATCTTCCTGTTCGTCCCGGGTATCGTCGAGCCGTTCACCGTCGGTGCCCAGGACGAGACGGTGACGGTCAATCGCGTCGCAGACGGGCTGACCCAGGACCAGCTCGGGTCGTCCCAGCGACCCGGTGTCCTCGATACGGCGTGTACGGTCGACTTCTTCGAGCACGCCGAGGACGGCACCGACATCACCGCGTGCGGCCCGCCGAAGGACGACCTGGCCGATTTCGTCGGGATCAAGGACAGACAGAACGCGAACGTCACAGTCCAGGGGAACACGTCCGCCGCGGACGTCGGGTCCGAACAGCTCTGCTGGGACGGCTCGAGTGACGCGCTGGTCGAAGCGGACGACGGGACGTGTGACGTCAGGCTGGCTGCCGGGGAGACGCCACCGACGACCAACGCGGATGCGGTGACGGCGACGCGCGTCGCGTCCCTCGCGGGCGAGGACGTGACGGTCGTCGTGGAGATGTGGTAAGATGGACAGAGGCCAAGCACACACGCTGGAGGGCGTCGTCGCCGCACTGCTGTTGCTCGCGAGCGTCATCTTCGCACTGCAGATGACGGCGGTGACGCCGCTATCGGCGAGTACGTCGAGCCAGCACATCGAGAACCAGCAGCGGTCGGTCGCGTCCGGTGTCCTCTCGGCCGCCGCCGAGCGGGATGGACTCGAAGAAACGGTGCTCTACTGGAACGAGAGCGACGGCGACTTCCACAACACGAGTTCCATCGGCTACTACACCTCGGACCCGCCGAACACGACGCTCGGGAGTATGCTGTCTCGGTCGTTCGACCAGAAGGGAATCTCGTACAACCTGTACGTCAGTTTCCAGTCGCCCTCCGGGAAAACCATCCAGAACCGCGTCGTGTACCGGGGCGTCCCGAGCGACAACGCGGTGAGCGCCTCGCGCACGGTGACGCTGGCCGACGACGACAGGCTGTACGACCACGACCTGCGTCGGACCAACGTGACGCTCGACGAGTCGTCGTCGTTCTACGCCCAGGACGTGGGGACGGGCGTGTACAACGTCGTCCGCGTGGAGGTGGTCGCGTGGCGGATCTAGGGTCACGGAGCCGCGGGCAGCTCATCCTCGTCGCCGCCTTCGCCCTCGCCGTGACGTTCGTCGCGCTCGCGCTCGTGGTCAACTCCGCCATCTTCACGGAGAACCTGGCGAGTCGCGGCGAGACGGGTGGGAGCGGCGACGCCCTGACGCTCAGACACGACGTCGAACGCGGCGTCGGCCAGAGCATCGCGTCGGCGAACGTGTACAACACGACCGACCAGAGCACACTCGAACAGGGCGTCGACAGGGGAATTGGTAACGTGAACACGGCCTATTCGAAACAGAGCGCGGCCGACACAGCCATCGTCAACGTCTCGCGGAAATCCGGGTCGACGACGTATGGATCGCGGGTCGTTCAAAACGAAAGCGGCGGGCGGGCGTTCCAGGACAGAAACGGGAACTCCGACTGGCACGTGGTCGACGACGTCGACCGGTCCGGGAACGAGGGGAACGCGACGCGGGCGTTCGAACTGAACGTCACGAAGTTGTCTCTCGAACCCGATGAGAGCGGCGCCTTCCGGATCGTCGTCGAGGAGTGGAAGGGTTCCGCGACCTGGACGATGACGCTGTGGCGCGACGGGGCGTCGGACGACGTCCACGTCGAAGTCGATATCGACAGCGAGCCCGAGGCACGATGTATGCAGGAGGTGGACGAGGCGTTCGTCCGCGTCGACGTCACGGAGGGTCGGCTCGCCGGCGAACCCTGTGGGGCGCTCCGGCAGGGTCCCAATACGAACGGTGACTTCGGGAACTATCGATTTGCAAGCGGCGTGGGCGACCGATACAACGTCACCTTCGAGCACGGCGACAAGGCCCACGGAAACTACTCGCTGGTCACGCGAAACCAGTCGATGGCGAGTTCGAACACTCTCAACGCCAGCGTCGGTTCGGACTCACCGTACTGGGACGACGCCGTCTACGACGTGACCGTCCGGTACGTCTACAATTCGCCGAAGCTCGACTACGAGACGGACGTTCGGGTCGCCCCGGGTGAGTCGCGATGACTGACCGCGCCGTCTCGTCGACGCTGAACTACGTGCTCAGTCTCGGCATCATGGCGGTACTCGTCACCGGGCTCCTGTCGGCGGGCGGCGGCTTCGTCGAGGACCGCCAGGAGGAGGTCATCCGGTCCGAACTCGAGGTCATCGGGCAACAGATCGCCTCGGACGTCCAGCGCGCCGACCGGCTCGTGACGGCCGGTGACGGCAACCAGGAGGTGACCCTCTCCCAGTCGCTCCCGGAACGGATCAGCGGAACGGGGTATCGGCTGTCGCTGGAGACCGGGCCTCCGGCGGAACTCGTTCTGAGATCGAACGATCCGGAGATCTCCGTCTCGGTACGGGTCCAGACGACCACTCACGTGGCGGCGTCCAACGCTGGCGGCGGGACCGTCGTCGTCACGTACACCTCGTCAGACAAACTGAAGGTGACGAATGACTGACCGGGCCGCCAGCGAGGTGCTGAGCTTCGCGCTCGTGTTCGGCCTCGTCGTCGCCTCCGTGGCTATCGTTAGCGTCAGCGGCCTGGGCTCGCTCGAGTCGGCGCGCGACGCCGAGCAGATGAACAACGCGGAGCGGGCCTTCGACGTCCTCGGCGACAACATGGCCGACATCTACGAGCGCGGCGCCCCCAGCCGCGCGACGGAGGTCAGCCTCGGTGAGTCACAGCTGTACACCGACGAGAACGTCTCGATAAACGTCACCGTGAAAGACAGTGCTGGGAACCCGACGACGGTGACACGCGACATCCGCCCGATCGTCTACGACGGGGACCGGGAACGCGAACTCGTCTACGAGGCCGGCGCCGTGTTCCGCGTCGAGCGCCAGGGGGCTCTGGTGTTGCAGGAGCCGCCCTTCGTCGTCGAGAACGACCGCGTCATGATCCCGGTCGTCGCGGCGCAGTCTTCGAGCGTGGAGAGTACCGGCGGCTCGACCGTCCTGTTGCGTGCCAACAACCGTGGGACCGACGTCGTCGTGTCCGACTCGCGCGGCTCCGTCGACTCGCTGTACTTCAACATCTCTTCGCCTCGCAACGAACTGTGGCGCGACTACTTCGTCGACGACCCCGACTTCGACTGTGGCGCGACGCCGATAGAAACGATCAACGGCGAAGAGTACCTGGAGTGCGAACACTCGAACCCACGCGTCGTCCACGTCGTCGTCTACGACATCGGCGTCACCATCGACCGGTGATAGACACCGCCGGCGACGCGGGTCCCAGGTAAGTCTCAGCTCGTGACGTTGACGCGATTGACGGAGATGTGGAGGTAGGTGACTTTGGTCGTCCGCGCTGCCTCCGGGACGGCGCGCGCGTTCTCCAGCGCTTTGTCGTAGTGGATGACGCCGTCGTCCAGGATTTCGATCTCGTTCGTGACGATACCGCCGTACACCTCGCTCTTCCGCATTATCATCTCACTGTCGCTCCCCGGTGCGTATATCACGCCGACGATCTTCGAGTTTCCGCCGTTCTGCACCGAAGCGGCCCCGAAGTCGCTCTTCCCGTAGAACCACACTTGCGTGGCGTTCTCGTCACCGCCGGTGTGGACCGTACCGCCCTCGACGAGCAAGTTCGGCTCGACCGAGTTGCTGGTCGCAGACGGGGAGAACGACGAGAGCGAGTTCTCGCCCTTGATGTAGAAGCGCACTGGGTGGTCGCCGACCACTTCGATAGTCCCCTGGTCCAGTCGGACGTAGTCGCGCACGGCGATGGAGACGTTGCCGTCAGTCGCGTCGACGGTCAGCGTCTCGGTCGACCCGAGGTCGATGTGGTCGACGTAGAACATCGTTCCGCCGGGCGACTCCTCGCCGATGGTCGCGCTGCTCGTTATCGTGTCGCCCGAGAAGTCGCTGTCACCGTCTCGGTTCTTCTTGATGTGGTCGACGCGCTCGTTGATCGGTCCGTCTATCTTCGAAGTGTCGGCGGTCTCGGAGATTTGCTCGGTCTCGACCCCGGCCGGCGGCGTGGGGTTGATGCTCGTCCCGTACTCGACGCGCTGTCCGTGGAAGTTGTTGGACCAGTCCTTCATGTCGACCGCCCCGCCGGCCGAGATGTTCCCGTAGATCTGGACACCGTTGTCCTGGACGTCGACGTCGCCGGCCGTCGTGAGCGTCGCGTTGTTCCAGCCGTTGTCCTTTCCTTCGCCGGCGTATCCGTCGCCGTCCGCCGACGTGTACGCGTCGATGCTTGGGTCGGTTGATCCCTTGAACGTGATCGTCCCCGACGTCGACGAGGCGTGAACCGCCTCCTTCACTCGCCGGTCACCGACCGGCACGGTTAGCGACGCCGTTACGCGGTTTTGACCGTGCTGGTAGGTGACCTCGCCGTCAGTCCGCTGTTCGAAGTACGACCCCCAGGCGCGGTAGTACGGCCCACCGACCGTGACGTTGACTTTCCCGCTCACGAGCGGATTCACGAACCGCGAGTCGATGCTCTCGTTCGGATAGTACCGCGTCGTCGAGTTGCGGGTGATGGTCGCACGGCGCGTGAGTGAACGGTCGCCGCTCACCTGGACCATCGGGAGCGTGAGCGTCGCGTCGCGGTAGTGGAACTCCGGCGGGGAGACCATCACGCTCCGGTCCCCGTCGGCCCGCCAGACGCCGCCGCCCTGGTAGGCGATGGTCTCGGTCCCGCTCCGGTAGACGATAGCGCCCATCGACTCGTTGTAGATGGTCGTCACGGCGCGCGTGGCCGTGTTCTGGTAGGAGACGTTCATCCAGCCCGACTCGTTCTCGACGCTGAACCCCTCGACCGACTCCGAGTCCAGGGGGATCTGCTGGGTCTTCGAGTCGCCGATGGCGACCATCGCCGCCTGCGAGTCGAGCTGGGTCATCGTGTTCGATGCTCGCTCGACGTCGAGCCTGTTCTGGGTGTCGGTGATGGCCTGGCCGCCGGTGACGACGACCAGCGTGCTCCCGGTTATCACGAGCGCGAACACGAGTATGACAGCGAGCGGCCCCGTCTGCCCTCGCGATCCCCCGATCCCCTTTCGCCGGCGCGTAGAACGGAGTTCCGGCTCACTCATTCTTCTCTCCGTGTTGTTTGCCAGTGGCCATAAACTAGCACGTCAGGTTATCGCTCCGTATAATCGTGCTGTGACTCGAATTCGATTCCCGCGGTGAGAGACCGGTTCACCACAGCGCGAGGTGACCCCTGTTCGGATAGCATGCTAGCTGCCCTTGTGGGACACTCATTAGCGCTTGTGGCCACGTGTCTCTTCAGGTACAGCTTCAGGAAGTACTGAAGGGAGCAGCGAAGGGAGAATCAGCCGCTCGTGACGTTGACGCTATTGACGGAGATGTGGAGGTAAGTGACCCGGACGACGTCTGCGTCGGGCGGGAGCGCCTGTTCGGCCGCGAGCGCCTCGTCGTAGTGGAGTCCCGCTTGCGTGTTGATGTTCGCCGTACCGGTGACGATACCGCCGTAGACGTCGCCGTGCCCGACAGTGACTGTGCCTGGGCCGTCACTGCCCGACGGTGCATAGATGACGCCGGAGAATCGGGCCCTGCTAGAGCTGCCTGCCCCCTGAATCGTCGCGTTGAAATCGTCTTTCCCGTAGACGTAGAGCTGCGTCGCGTTGTTGTGCGGAGTGGAGATCGAAGACTTCTTTCCGACGTGGAGGCCGGTGCGTCCGCCCTTCTTCTCGGAGGTGTTGACGTAGAACCGCACGTCGTTGCCACCGGTAACAGTGATATCGTATCCGCCGTCGCTGACGTGAATGTAATCGTTCACTGCGACGGTGACGTCTCCGTCTGTCGTATCGATCTCGAGTGAGTCGACCGAGCTGCTTCCCATGTCGACGCGTTCGAGGTAGTACGTACCGCTTTCGAGCGTCGGATCACTCCCGGTCAGTCGGTCGCTCCCGTCTATCGGAACGCCGGCGTCGCCGTTGTCGTTGTCGCTCTCGATGTCGTTCACGCGCCCTCCGACGTGCGTGTTGATCGGACTCGCCGACTCGACGCCGTCTATCTGTTCGACCGACCCACCGACGCGGGAGTTGCTCGGTTCGGATCCCGAGGAGTAGTAAACGTCTTCCGTGACGTAGGAACTCCCCGTGAGGTGGACGTATCCTCCTCCTCGGATACTCCCTTCGAAGTTCGCACTCCCGGACATCGTGATATCGCCTGCGTAGGTGACGTTCCCGTTAGTACCGTGGGTCTGGCTGCAGTAGTCGTCGAGCGTGTTCGAGGAGTTGTAGCTGTCGAGGTAGTTCCAGTCCGCACACGAACCTGGCCCACCACCGGTTCCCTGGACGTTGAGATTTCCACCGGCGCCTGCTGCGAGTGCCGAGGTGACGGTCGTGCTCTCGGGCGGGGTCACCAGCTCCAGCGTCACCCGACTGTTCGAGTGGTCGTACTCGACGTCACCGTCAGTTCTCGTCTCGAAGTACTTCCCCCACGCCTCGTAGTACTCGCTCTGGACCGTGACTTCGACCCGTCCGTCGTCGAGCGGGTTTCTGAAGTCGCTGTTGTCCCGGTCGGGGTAGTGCTGTGTCGTGCTGTTGTGCGTGACAGTGGCCCGCCGGTTTAGGGACGAGTCGCCCCTGACCTGGACCATCGGGAGCGTGAGCGTCGCGTCGCGATAGTGGAACTCCGGCGGGGAGATCATCACGCTCCCCTCGCCGTCAGACCGCCAGACACCACCGCCCTGATACGCCAGCGTGCTGTCTCCCGACGTGCGGGTGACCGCCCCCATCGAGGAGTTGTACACCGTGGTGACGTCGCCACTGGTACCGTTCGTGTAGGAGACGTTCATCCAGCCCGATCCGTTCCGAACCGTGTACTTCGATGCCCCGCTCGACTCCAGACTCACCTGCTGAACGCTGGCACTGCCGATGGCGACCATCGCGGCCTGGGAGTCGAATTGCGTCATCGTGTTCTCTGCCCGTTCTCCGTCGAGTCGGGTCTGTGTCTCAGAAATCGCCTGCCCGCCGACGGCGATGACGAGCGTCGAACCCGCGATGACCATCGCCAGGACCAGAATGACTGCGAGCGGCGCAGTCTGGGCGCGAGAATCCCCCGTTCCCCCAGTCGATACTCCCACCCTGTCCGTAATCCTCCACATCTCTGTGTATTCCCTGTTCCCCGGCGTCTTATATCCGTGCGACCGGTTTCGCGTTCTGAGAAGGCCACGCCGAAATTTTCTCCGGCGGCGGCTCGCTACAGTTCGCGCGCGTGACCAGTTTCGGACGGACAGATGGAAACCGTTTAGTCGGGCGCTCGTCGTTGTAGAGACGGGAACAGCACGACCGCAAATCTGACTTGCCGCCCGTTTGGGCGGCTCCGGGATTGCGGCCGTGTTTCGTGCGTCCGGACGAAGGGAGCGAACCACTCGCGCTCACGGCTCACGCCGTTCGCGTTTTCCGTGGCCCTCGCTTCGCTCGGACCACGCAACATCACGCCAGACGCTGCTCTATAGGAGCGTCATAGCGGTCTGTGCCGTTCCAATACGAACAATGGCACGAATGCACACACGCCGCCGAGGCTCGTCCGGTTCGGACAGGCCCGCGGCAGACGAACCGCCGGAGTGGAGCGACGTAGACGAAGACGCCATCGAAGAGCGCGTCGTCGAGCTGGCCGAGGACGGCCACTCGTCGAGCGTCATCGGCCAGAAACTGCGCGACGAGGGCGTCCAGGGCACCCCGGTGCCGGACGTCAAACTCGCGACGGGCAAGAAGATCACCGAGATCCTTGAGGAGAACGACGCCGACCCGGAGTTCCCCGAGGACCTGCGCAACCTGATGGAGCGGGCCGTTCGACTCCGTGAGCACATGGACGAGAACCCTGGCGACCACCAGAACAAGCGCGCGCTGCAGAACACGCAGTCCAAGATCCGCCGCATGGTCGACTACTATCGCGGCGACGAGATCGACCAGGACTTCACCTACAGCTACGACACCGCCGTCGAACTCCTCGACTAGATGTCCACGACCGGTCGCGACCAGTCGTCCGCCCCCGCCGCCAGCGACCTCGCCGCCGCGCTCCGCGAGGCCGGATTCGTCCGCCTCGTCGCCCGCGCCGACGGTGATTCGCTGGCCGCGACGGGCGTGCTCGCCCGGGCGCTCGACGCTCGCGGGACGCCGTTCCAGGCGACCGTGGTGCGCCCGTTCAGCGACGCGACTCGCGCGACCGACGCCGACCTGACCGTCGCCGTCGGCCACGCAGACGCGACGGCCGACGTCTCCGTCACGGGTCCCGAACCGTCCAGCGTCACCGCCTTCGAGGCGGTCGGCGAACTCGACCAGTCACCTGACCCGACCCTCGCGCTCGCCGGCACGATCGCCGCGGGCGACGTGTCGGGGCCGGTTGTCGAGGCCGCCGAATCCGCTGGGATAGAACGCCGTCTGGGCGTCGCCGTCCCGGTCCCGGACCTGGCGGACGGGCTCGCACACTCGACGCTCGTCGACGCGCCATTCTCCGGCGACGCGGACGCGGCGGCCGACGCCCTGGCCGAACTCGACCTGCCGGCAGATGGCGAGGTGCCCGAAGCGCTCGACGAGAACGACCACCGGCGCGTCGCGTCGCTGGTCGCACTCGCCGTCACGGGCTCCGAAGCGGCCGCCGACCGCGCGGGCGAACGCGTCGAACGCGCGCTTCGCCCGTACGTCGGTGGCCCATTCGAGACGGTTGGGGGCTACGCCGACGTGCTCGACGCCGCTGCCCGGGAACGGCCCGGCATCGCCGTCGCGCTGGCGCTCGGCCACGACGGCCTCCGCGAGGAGGCACTCGCCGCGTGGCGCAGCCACGCCGAGCGGGCACACACCGCCGTCACCGACGCGACGACGCGCCGGTACGACGGCGTCTTCGTCGCCCGCGGGGCTTCGATGCCCGTCGGCACCGTCGCGCGACTCGTCGCCGACTTCCGCTCGCCGGAACCGGTGACGCTCGTCGTCGGCGAGGACGATGCGGCCGCCCGGTCGACGGACGGCACCGACGTCTTCGCCGCGATAGACGCCGCAGCGAGTGCGACAGACGGC contains the following coding sequences:
- a CDS encoding DUF7287 family protein codes for the protein MFRGDDDAKGSSGESRAQTTLDFAIGVSIFLAVVMFIFLFVPGIVEPFTVGAQDETVTVNRVADGLTQDQLGSSQRPGVLDTACTVDFFEHAEDGTDITACGPPKDDLADFVGIKDRQNANVTVQGNTSAADVGSEQLCWDGSSDALVEADDGTCDVRLAAGETPPTTNADAVTATRVASLAGEDVTVVVEMW
- a CDS encoding DUF7266 family protein, with amino-acid sequence MTDRAVSSTLNYVLSLGIMAVLVTGLLSAGGGFVEDRQEEVIRSELEVIGQQIASDVQRADRLVTAGDGNQEVTLSQSLPERISGTGYRLSLETGPPAELVLRSNDPEISVSVRVQTTTHVAASNAGGGTVVVTYTSSDKLKVTND
- a CDS encoding DUF7261 family protein, translating into MADLGSRSRGQLILVAAFALAVTFVALALVVNSAIFTENLASRGETGGSGDALTLRHDVERGVGQSIASANVYNTTDQSTLEQGVDRGIGNVNTAYSKQSAADTAIVNVSRKSGSTTYGSRVVQNESGGRAFQDRNGNSDWHVVDDVDRSGNEGNATRAFELNVTKLSLEPDESGAFRIVVEEWKGSATWTMTLWRDGASDDVHVEVDIDSEPEARCMQEVDEAFVRVDVTEGRLAGEPCGALRQGPNTNGDFGNYRFASGVGDRYNVTFEHGDKAHGNYSLVTRNQSMASSNTLNASVGSDSPYWDDAVYDVTVRYVYNSPKLDYETDVRVAPGESR
- a CDS encoding DUF7289 family protein; its protein translation is MGVSTGGTGDSRAQTAPLAVILVLAMVIAGSTLVIAVGGQAISETQTRLDGERAENTMTQFDSQAAMVAIGSASVQQVSLESSGASKYTVRNGSGWMNVSYTNGTSGDVTTVYNSSMGAVTRTSGDSTLAYQGGGVWRSDGEGSVMISPPEFHYRDATLTLPMVQVRGDSSLNRRATVTHNSTTQHYPDRDNSDFRNPLDDGRVEVTVQSEYYEAWGKYFETRTDGDVEYDHSNSRVTLELVTPPESTTVTSALAAGAGGNLNVQGTGGGPGSCADWNYLDSYNSSNTLDDYCSQTHGTNGNVTYAGDITMSGSANFEGSIRGGGYVHLTGSSYVTEDVYYSSGSEPSNSRVGGSVEQIDGVESASPINTHVGGRVNDIESDNDNGDAGVPIDGSDRLTGSDPTLESGTYYLERVDMGSSSVDSLEIDTTDGDVTVAVNDYIHVSDGGYDITVTGGNDVRFYVNTSEKKGGRTGLHVGKKSSISTPHNNATQLYVYGKDDFNATIQGAGSSSRARFSGVIYAPSGSDGPGTVTVGHGDVYGGIVTGTANINTQAGLHYDEALAAEQALPPDADVVRVTYLHISVNSVNVTSG
- a CDS encoding DUF7289 family protein; protein product: MTDRAASEVLSFALVFGLVVASVAIVSVSGLGSLESARDAEQMNNAERAFDVLGDNMADIYERGAPSRATEVSLGESQLYTDENVSINVTVKDSAGNPTTVTRDIRPIVYDGDRERELVYEAGAVFRVERQGALVLQEPPFVVENDRVMIPVVAAQSSSVESTGGSTVLLRANNRGTDVVVSDSRGSVDSLYFNISSPRNELWRDYFVDDPDFDCGATPIETINGEEYLECEHSNPRVVHVVVYDIGVTIDR
- a CDS encoding 30S ribosomal protein S15, whose product is MARMHTRRRGSSGSDRPAADEPPEWSDVDEDAIEERVVELAEDGHSSSVIGQKLRDEGVQGTPVPDVKLATGKKITEILEENDADPEFPEDLRNLMERAVRLREHMDENPGDHQNKRALQNTQSKIRRMVDYYRGDEIDQDFTYSYDTAVELLD
- a CDS encoding DUF7289 family protein; the protein is MSEPELRSTRRRKGIGGSRGQTGPLAVILVFALVITGSTLVVVTGGQAITDTQNRLDVERASNTMTQLDSQAAMVAIGDSKTQQIPLDSESVEGFSVENESGWMNVSYQNTATRAVTTIYNESMGAIVYRSGTETIAYQGGGVWRADGDRSVMVSPPEFHYRDATLTLPMVQVSGDRSLTRRATITRNSTTRYYPNESIDSRFVNPLVSGKVNVTVGGPYYRAWGSYFEQRTDGEVTYQHGQNRVTASLTVPVGDRRVKEAVHASSTSGTITFKGSTDPSIDAYTSADGDGYAGEGKDNGWNNATLTTAGDVDVQDNGVQIYGNISAGGAVDMKDWSNNFHGQRVEYGTSINPTPPAGVETEQISETADTSKIDGPINERVDHIKKNRDGDSDFSGDTITSSATIGEESPGGTMFYVDHIDLGSTETLTVDATDGNVSIAVRDYVRLDQGTIEVVGDHPVRFYIKGENSLSSFSPSATSNSVEPNLLVEGGTVHTGGDENATQVWFYGKSDFGAASVQNGGNSKIVGVIYAPGSDSEMIMRKSEVYGGIVTNEIEILDDGVIHYDKALENARAVPEAARTTKVTYLHISVNRVNVTS
- a CDS encoding DUF7288 family protein; the protein is MDRGQAHTLEGVVAALLLLASVIFALQMTAVTPLSASTSSQHIENQQRSVASGVLSAAAERDGLEETVLYWNESDGDFHNTSSIGYYTSDPPNTTLGSMLSRSFDQKGISYNLYVSFQSPSGKTIQNRVVYRGVPSDNAVSASRTVTLADDDRLYDHDLRRTNVTLDESSSFYAQDVGTGVYNVVRVEVVAWRI